In Streptomyces chartreusis, the following proteins share a genomic window:
- a CDS encoding Gfo/Idh/MocA family protein, with protein sequence MSPSPARRRVAVIGTGAIVSGSHLPALRSHADRAELVAAVDVDPARLAAFRELAGDGVTGYSSTDEMLEAVRPDLVLIGTPPSLHREQTIAALGAGAWVLCEKPLCLSLAEYDDIAAAEEASGAYASVVFQHRYGSGAVHARELIASGELGAPLVAHCQTTWHRDAAYYAVPWRGRWATEGGGPTMGHGIHQFDLLLHLLGPWVEIRAMATRLVHDTESEDVSTALVRFESGALATVVNSVLSPHEVSRIRVDCADATVELTHLYGHRNDDWVYTPAPHVPSERAAAWRTPAADVPSSHTAQLGALLDARGNGVRPPGSGPDARATLDFAAALYKAAFTGLPVHAGEIAPGDPFYPAMHGDHPHWAPKERA encoded by the coding sequence ATGTCCCCAAGTCCCGCCCGCCGCCGCGTCGCCGTGATCGGCACCGGCGCCATCGTCAGCGGCAGCCACCTCCCCGCGCTGAGATCCCACGCCGACCGGGCGGAGCTGGTCGCCGCCGTCGACGTGGACCCGGCGAGGCTGGCGGCCTTCCGCGAACTCGCGGGCGACGGCGTCACCGGGTACAGCTCGACCGACGAGATGCTGGAGGCCGTACGCCCCGACCTCGTCCTCATCGGCACCCCGCCGTCCCTGCACCGGGAGCAGACGATCGCCGCGCTCGGGGCGGGCGCCTGGGTGCTGTGCGAGAAGCCGCTGTGCCTGTCGCTCGCCGAGTACGACGACATCGCGGCGGCCGAGGAGGCGTCGGGCGCCTACGCGTCGGTGGTCTTCCAGCACCGCTACGGCTCCGGCGCCGTGCACGCCCGCGAGCTGATCGCGAGTGGTGAGCTGGGCGCCCCGCTGGTCGCGCACTGCCAGACGACCTGGCACCGGGACGCCGCCTACTACGCGGTGCCGTGGCGCGGACGGTGGGCCACCGAGGGCGGTGGGCCGACGATGGGGCACGGCATCCACCAGTTCGACCTGCTGCTGCATCTGCTCGGCCCCTGGGTGGAGATACGCGCCATGGCGACGCGGCTGGTCCACGACACCGAGAGCGAGGACGTGTCCACCGCCCTCGTACGGTTCGAGAGCGGCGCCCTCGCCACCGTCGTCAACAGCGTCCTGTCCCCGCACGAGGTCAGCCGCATCCGCGTCGACTGCGCGGACGCCACGGTCGAGCTCACCCACCTCTACGGCCACCGCAACGACGACTGGGTCTACACCCCGGCCCCGCACGTGCCCTCCGAACGGGCCGCCGCCTGGCGCACCCCCGCGGCGGACGTGCCCAGCTCGCACACGGCACAACTGGGCGCCCTCCTGGACGCCCGCGGCAACGGTGTCCGGCCGCCCGGCAGCGGTCCGGACGCCCGGGCCACCCTCGACTTCGCCGCGGCCCTGTACAAGGCCGCGTTCACGGGTCTGCCGGTGCACGCGGGCGAGATCGCGCCCGGCGACCCGTTCTACCCGGCCATGCACGGAGACCACCCCCACTGGGCCCCCAAGGAGCGCGCATGA
- a CDS encoding PmoA family protein encodes MSIRVTHAHGDHIAVTAANGTEILRYVYRPDPAAFESRKPYAHPVRTLAGHTVTGYRPSDHRWHKGLQMTASHLSGQNFWGGNCYVHGQGYVALPERVGSMRHDGFPVLAVDDDRLTVAEELTWIENGGEEWAREMRGLIVHSVDEEAGAWALDWSIRLTNTREAPLRFGSPTTEGREMAGYTGLQWRGPRDFTGGTAFAPGSDADADKLMGSQGPWLAFTTEHDDVDGHSTLVFAHAPENLEALHESHWFVRAEPIPTVAFSWAFFEEFELPPGESFAYRYRVVFADGAWDRERVAAHLEGMPW; translated from the coding sequence ATGAGCATCCGCGTCACCCACGCGCACGGCGACCACATCGCGGTGACGGCGGCGAACGGCACCGAGATCCTCCGTTACGTCTACCGCCCCGACCCGGCGGCCTTCGAGTCCCGCAAGCCCTACGCGCACCCCGTGCGCACCCTCGCCGGGCACACCGTGACCGGGTACCGGCCCAGCGACCACCGCTGGCACAAGGGTCTCCAGATGACGGCGAGCCATCTGTCCGGCCAGAACTTCTGGGGCGGCAACTGCTATGTGCACGGGCAGGGTTACGTCGCCCTGCCGGAACGGGTCGGCTCCATGCGGCACGACGGCTTCCCGGTGCTCGCCGTGGACGACGACCGGCTCACCGTCGCCGAGGAGCTCACCTGGATCGAGAACGGCGGCGAGGAGTGGGCGCGCGAGATGCGCGGGCTGATCGTCCACTCGGTCGACGAGGAGGCCGGCGCGTGGGCCCTGGACTGGTCGATCCGGCTCACCAACACCCGTGAGGCGCCACTGCGGTTCGGTTCCCCGACCACCGAGGGACGGGAGATGGCCGGCTACACCGGACTCCAGTGGCGCGGCCCCCGCGACTTCACGGGCGGGACCGCCTTCGCCCCGGGATCCGACGCGGACGCCGACAAACTGATGGGCAGCCAGGGCCCTTGGCTGGCTTTCACCACCGAGCACGACGACGTCGACGGACACTCCACGCTCGTGTTCGCGCACGCGCCGGAGAACCTGGAGGCCCTGCACGAGTCGCACTGGTTCGTGCGCGCGGAGCCCATCCCCACGGTGGCGTTCTCCTGGGCGTTCTTCGAGGAGTTCGAGCTGCCGCCGGGGGAGTCCTTCGCCTACCGGTACCGCGTCGTCTTCGCCGACGGGGCGTGGGACCGGGAACGGGTGGCCGCCCACCTGGAGGGAATGCCGTGGTGA
- a CDS encoding cupin domain-containing protein, whose translation MGKPYLPRPLPGAVGLSHLSAYDWEAADGVCGGSPHLHLVCAEAYVVTGGRGAVQTLSPDGYRDIPLEPGSVAWFTPGTVHRMVQGGDLRITVLMQNSGLPEAGDAVFTFPPDVLADPGKYAAAAVLPPGTGPETADAARRRRDLAVEGYLVLREALIAGDNGPYLEFQRSAARLVRAKVPDWRELWRAGARAAAERTGAQLDALAAGEPAYLGDATAHEAGPTRLGGFGMCGRRDEYNLPGTTLPYGGE comes from the coding sequence GTGGGAAAGCCGTACCTGCCGCGTCCGCTGCCCGGCGCCGTCGGCCTGTCCCACCTCAGCGCCTACGACTGGGAGGCCGCGGACGGCGTGTGCGGCGGCAGCCCGCATCTGCATCTGGTGTGCGCCGAGGCGTACGTCGTCACCGGCGGCCGGGGCGCCGTCCAGACGCTCAGCCCCGACGGCTACCGGGACATCCCCCTGGAGCCGGGCTCCGTCGCCTGGTTCACACCCGGCACCGTGCACCGCATGGTGCAGGGCGGCGACCTGCGGATCACCGTGCTGATGCAGAACAGCGGGCTGCCCGAGGCCGGGGACGCCGTCTTCACCTTCCCGCCCGACGTCCTCGCCGATCCCGGGAAGTACGCGGCCGCCGCCGTACTCCCGCCCGGCACGGGCCCGGAGACCGCCGACGCCGCCCGGCGCCGCAGGGACCTCGCCGTCGAGGGCTACCTGGTCCTGCGCGAGGCGCTCATCGCCGGGGACAACGGCCCGTACCTCGAGTTCCAACGCTCCGCGGCCCGCCTCGTGCGTGCCAAGGTGCCCGACTGGCGGGAGCTGTGGCGGGCCGGCGCGCGGGCGGCGGCCGAGCGCACGGGCGCCCAGCTCGACGCGCTGGCGGCCGGCGAGCCGGCGTATCTCGGCGACGCGACCGCGCACGAGGCCGGGCCCACCAGGCTCGGCGGGTTCGGGATGTGCGGCCGCCGGGACGAGTACAACCTGCCGGGGACGACGCTGCCGTACGGCGGCGAATAG
- a CDS encoding ABC transporter substrate-binding protein: MPGHRTKGFCASAAALALCAMLVGCTGSGESVGGGKVVLRYTWWGNPDRAERTEQALALFEKQHPDIQVQTSFSAYDAYKQKLATQAAGGDAPDVMQLDYRQIDQYASGGVLLDLGEQKAVLRTGEIDAGLLATGRLDGTQYAVPQGRGTETIAYDVEGWKATGVPLPDRSWTWSEWADTMRTLAERTGRPGATDPGQSEDCFEVWLRGRGKSLYTEDGGLGFTADDLTRWWTFTDELRREGVVSPAEQTTQLDGSVENTPLGRGESLTDANWDAPASGYLALIPGGIALAPMPSGEDGTPGQYFKPSMFLGVGADTGHPEEAARLVDFLVNDEQAAKILGATRGIPVNDSVRKEIEPRLTDFDGTIAAYQASLEGTLGTPPQAPPSGDNALQTTFQRDYDQVSYERMSPREAAENYVTEAKAELRS; encoded by the coding sequence ATGCCCGGACACAGGACAAAGGGGTTCTGCGCTTCGGCCGCGGCACTGGCGCTCTGCGCGATGCTGGTGGGCTGCACAGGATCCGGGGAGTCGGTCGGCGGCGGCAAGGTCGTGCTGCGCTACACGTGGTGGGGCAACCCCGACCGCGCGGAGCGCACCGAGCAGGCCCTCGCCCTGTTCGAGAAACAGCACCCCGACATCCAGGTGCAGACGTCGTTCTCGGCCTACGACGCCTACAAGCAGAAGCTCGCCACCCAGGCCGCGGGCGGCGACGCCCCCGACGTGATGCAGCTCGACTACCGCCAGATCGACCAGTACGCCTCCGGTGGGGTCCTGCTCGACCTCGGCGAGCAGAAGGCCGTACTCCGCACCGGCGAGATCGACGCGGGCCTGCTCGCCACCGGCCGGCTGGACGGCACGCAGTACGCCGTCCCGCAGGGCCGCGGCACCGAGACGATCGCCTACGACGTCGAGGGATGGAAGGCGACCGGCGTACCGCTCCCGGACCGGAGCTGGACCTGGAGCGAATGGGCCGACACCATGCGGACCCTGGCGGAGCGGACCGGCAGACCCGGCGCCACCGACCCCGGCCAGAGCGAGGACTGCTTCGAGGTCTGGCTGCGCGGCCGGGGCAAGTCCCTCTACACCGAGGACGGCGGGCTCGGCTTCACCGCCGACGACCTGACCCGCTGGTGGACCTTCACCGACGAGCTGCGGCGCGAGGGCGTCGTCTCGCCGGCCGAGCAGACCACCCAGCTCGACGGCTCCGTCGAGAACACCCCGCTGGGCCGCGGTGAGTCCCTGACCGACGCCAACTGGGACGCGCCGGCCAGCGGTTACCTCGCCCTCATACCGGGCGGGATCGCGCTCGCGCCGATGCCCTCCGGCGAGGACGGCACACCCGGCCAGTACTTCAAGCCGTCGATGTTCCTCGGCGTCGGCGCCGACACCGGCCACCCGGAGGAGGCGGCACGGCTCGTCGACTTCCTCGTCAACGACGAGCAGGCGGCGAAGATCCTCGGCGCCACCCGCGGCATCCCCGTCAACGACTCCGTCCGCAAGGAGATAGAGCCGCGGCTCACCGACTTCGACGGGACGATCGCCGCCTACCAGGCCTCCCTGGAGGGCACCCTCGGAACCCCGCCGCAGGCCCCGCCGTCCGGCGACAACGCCCTGCAGACCACCTTCCAACGCGACTACGACCAGGTGTCGTACGAGCGCATGTCGCCCCGCGAGGCGGCCGAGAACTACGTCACCGAGGCGAAGGCGGAGCTGCGGTCATGA
- a CDS encoding carbohydrate ABC transporter permease, which yields MTTTLIPAGAKTAVPPKRRRERQGPAWVFLSPWVLGAIVLTLLPMAVSLYLSFTDYDLFNPPRWVGLRNYVQMFTEDPRYWRSVTTTLTYVVIAVPLQLALALVVALALKSMKRGKAFYRSAFYAPSLLGASMSIALVWRAIFNDGGTVDNLFGTGGWVNRPGWALIAVALLTVWQFGAPMVIFLAGLQQIPAELYEAAAVDGAGKWRQFLSVTVPMLSPVLFFNLVLQTIQAFQVFTPAFAIGAGKGGPADSTLVYTLYLYDRGFVASHMGYASAMAWVLLIVIGAVTAVLFRTSRSWVFYTSEGDR from the coding sequence ATGACCACCACCCTCATCCCCGCAGGGGCGAAGACCGCGGTGCCCCCGAAGCGCCGACGCGAACGGCAGGGCCCCGCCTGGGTGTTCCTGTCCCCGTGGGTGCTCGGCGCGATCGTCCTGACCCTGCTGCCGATGGCCGTGTCGCTGTACCTGTCCTTCACCGACTACGACCTGTTCAACCCGCCGCGCTGGGTGGGCCTGCGCAACTACGTCCAGATGTTCACCGAGGACCCGCGTTACTGGCGGTCGGTGACGACCACCCTGACGTACGTCGTCATCGCCGTGCCCCTGCAACTCGCGCTCGCCCTGGTCGTCGCGCTCGCCCTGAAGTCCATGAAGCGCGGAAAGGCCTTCTACCGGTCCGCGTTCTACGCCCCCTCGCTGCTCGGCGCGTCGATGTCGATCGCGCTGGTCTGGCGCGCGATCTTCAACGACGGCGGCACCGTGGACAATCTGTTCGGCACCGGCGGCTGGGTGAACCGGCCCGGCTGGGCACTCATCGCCGTGGCGCTGCTGACCGTGTGGCAGTTCGGGGCGCCCATGGTCATCTTCCTCGCCGGACTCCAGCAGATCCCGGCCGAGCTGTACGAGGCGGCGGCCGTCGACGGGGCGGGCAAGTGGCGGCAGTTCCTGTCCGTCACCGTCCCCATGCTGTCCCCGGTCCTGTTCTTCAACCTGGTGCTCCAGACCATCCAGGCGTTCCAGGTCTTCACGCCGGCCTTCGCGATCGGCGCGGGCAAGGGCGGTCCCGCCGACTCGACGCTCGTCTACACGCTCTACCTCTACGACCGCGGCTTCGTCGCCTCCCACATGGGCTACGCCTCCGCCATGGCCTGGGTGCTGCTGATCGTGATCGGCGCCGTCACGGCGGTGCTGTTCCGCACCTCGCGCTCCTGGGTCTTCTACACCTCCGAGGGGGACCGATGA
- a CDS encoding carbohydrate ABC transporter permease, which produces MTVTALTRKPVRRGRIALHLGCLAALLVMLYPLAWLLATSLKPADEVIASLDLLPGRLEWSNYSTALDGVNEVSIWRLLGNSLLIAGGAVLGNVVSCSLAAYAFARLRFRFRGPLFAFMIATIMLPHHAVLIPQYIIFNQLGLVNTYWPLILPKFLATEAFFVFLIVQFMRGLPRELEEAARIDGCGPFRSFFQVVLPLTRPALITTAIFTFIWTWNDFFTQLIYLFDPDKFTLTLALRSFVDASSTSAFGPMFALSVIALLPIVLFFLAFQRFLVEGMAGSGLKG; this is translated from the coding sequence ATGACCGTGACCGCACTCACCCGCAAGCCCGTCCGCCGGGGCCGGATCGCCCTGCACCTCGGCTGCCTCGCCGCCCTGCTGGTGATGCTCTATCCGCTGGCCTGGCTGCTGGCCACCTCGCTCAAGCCGGCCGACGAGGTCATCGCGAGCCTCGACCTGCTGCCCGGCCGGCTGGAGTGGTCCAACTACTCGACCGCGCTGGACGGCGTCAACGAAGTCTCCATCTGGCGGCTGCTGGGGAACTCGCTGCTGATCGCGGGCGGCGCCGTCCTCGGCAACGTCGTCAGCTGTTCGCTCGCCGCCTACGCCTTCGCGCGTCTGAGGTTCCGGTTCCGGGGGCCGCTGTTCGCGTTCATGATCGCCACGATCATGCTGCCGCACCACGCGGTGCTGATCCCGCAGTACATCATCTTCAACCAGCTCGGTCTGGTGAACACCTACTGGCCGCTGATCCTGCCGAAGTTCCTGGCGACGGAGGCGTTCTTCGTGTTCCTGATCGTGCAGTTCATGCGCGGTCTGCCGCGCGAGCTGGAGGAGGCCGCCCGCATCGACGGCTGCGGCCCGTTCCGCAGTTTCTTCCAGGTGGTGCTGCCGCTCACCCGGCCCGCGTTGATCACCACGGCGATCTTCACCTTCATCTGGACGTGGAACGACTTCTTCACCCAGCTCATCTACCTCTTCGACCCGGACAAGTTCACGCTCACGCTCGCCCTGCGCTCGTTCGTCGACGCCTCCAGCACCTCGGCGTTCGGCCCGATGTTCGCGCTGTCCGTGATCGCGCTCCTGCCGATCGTGCTGTTCTTCCTCGCTTTCCAGAGGTTCCTGGTGGAGGGCATGGCCGGCTCCGGACTGAAGGGGTGA
- a CDS encoding phospholipase, which translates to MHRRLATGLAASALSLVTVVATAAAADAAPADKPQVLSSWTQTSASSYNTWVAARNNQSAWSAYGFDWSTDYCSSSPDNPFGFPFSTSCARHDFGYRNYKAIGAFDANKSRLDSAFYEDLKRVCANYSGASKTACNSTAWTYYQAVKAFG; encoded by the coding sequence ATGCACCGCAGACTCGCCACCGGTCTTGCCGCCTCAGCCCTCTCCCTCGTGACCGTCGTCGCCACCGCGGCGGCAGCCGACGCTGCCCCCGCCGACAAGCCCCAGGTCCTGTCCAGTTGGACCCAGACCAGCGCGTCCAGCTACAACACCTGGGTCGCCGCCCGCAACAACCAGTCCGCCTGGTCCGCGTACGGGTTCGACTGGTCCACCGACTACTGCTCCTCCTCGCCCGACAACCCCTTCGGCTTCCCCTTCTCCACGTCCTGCGCCCGCCACGACTTCGGCTACCGCAACTACAAGGCCATCGGCGCCTTCGACGCCAACAAGTCCCGTCTGGACAGCGCCTTCTACGAGGATCTCAAGCGTGTGTGCGCGAACTACAGCGGTGCGTCGAAGACCGCGTGCAACAGCACGGCCTGGACGTACTACCAGGCCGTGAAGGCCTTCGGCTGA
- a CDS encoding heavy metal translocating P-type ATPase: MTTTASDPTTEVELAIGGMTCASCAARIEKKLNRMDGVTATVNYATEKAKVSYGGDVSVPDLIATVEATGYTAREPAPPVQDAPEDTGGDDELRPLRQRLITAVTLAVPVVAMAMVPALQFEYWQWLSLTLAGPVVVYAGWPFHKAAFTNLRHGAATMDTLISVGTVAAFLWSLWALFLGTAGEPGMTHPFELTIARGDGSGNIYLEAAAGVVAFILAGRYFEARSKRKAGAALKALLELGAKDVTVLGGDGRERTVPVSELKVGDRFLVRPGEKIATDGTVVEGSSAVDASMLTGESVPVEVAQGAPVTGATINAGGRLVVEATRVGADTQLARMAKLVEDAQNGKAAAQRLADRISAVFVPIVIALALATLGFWLGNGAGPAAAFTAGVAVLIIACPCALGLATPTALMVGTGRGAQLGILIKGPEVLESTRKVDTIVLDKTGTVTTGRMTLLAVHLADRTDEAEVLRLAGALEHASEHPIARAVADGALEKLGSLPTPEDFANVPGLGVQGIVDGHAVLVGRERLLAEWAMELPEALRQAKSDAEAAGRTAIAVAWDGEARAVLEVADAVKETSPEAIRRLRALGLTPILLTGDNDAVARSVAREVGIAPEDVIAEVLPQDKADVVKRLQGEGRSVAMVGDGVNDAAALAQADLGLAMGTGTDAAIEAGDLTLVRGDLRVAADAIRLSRRTLGTIRSNLFWAFAYNVAALPLAAAGLLNPMIAGAAMAFSSVFVVGNSLRLRSFRATD, encoded by the coding sequence ATGACCACCACCGCGTCCGACCCCACGACCGAGGTAGAACTCGCCATCGGCGGCATGACCTGCGCCTCGTGCGCGGCTCGCATCGAGAAGAAGCTCAACCGCATGGACGGGGTCACCGCCACGGTCAACTACGCCACCGAGAAGGCGAAGGTCAGCTACGGCGGTGACGTCTCCGTGCCGGATCTGATCGCCACCGTCGAGGCGACCGGGTACACCGCGCGGGAGCCGGCGCCACCCGTCCAGGACGCGCCCGAGGACACCGGCGGGGACGACGAACTGCGGCCGCTGCGGCAGAGGTTGATCACGGCCGTGACGCTGGCCGTGCCCGTCGTCGCGATGGCCATGGTCCCGGCGCTCCAGTTCGAGTACTGGCAGTGGCTGTCGCTGACGCTGGCGGGGCCCGTCGTGGTGTACGCCGGATGGCCCTTCCACAAGGCCGCGTTCACCAATCTGCGGCACGGCGCGGCCACCATGGACACGCTGATCTCGGTCGGCACCGTCGCCGCGTTCCTGTGGTCCCTGTGGGCGCTGTTCCTCGGCACGGCGGGCGAGCCGGGCATGACGCACCCCTTCGAGCTGACCATCGCCCGAGGTGACGGCTCCGGGAACATCTATCTGGAGGCGGCCGCCGGAGTCGTCGCGTTCATCCTCGCCGGGCGCTACTTCGAGGCCCGCTCCAAACGCAAGGCGGGAGCGGCGCTGAAGGCACTGCTGGAGCTGGGCGCCAAGGACGTGACCGTGCTCGGCGGCGACGGCCGCGAACGGACCGTACCCGTCTCGGAGTTGAAGGTCGGCGACCGCTTCCTCGTACGTCCCGGCGAGAAGATCGCCACCGACGGCACGGTCGTGGAGGGCTCGTCGGCGGTGGACGCCTCCATGCTCACCGGCGAGTCCGTGCCGGTGGAGGTCGCGCAGGGCGCCCCGGTCACCGGGGCGACGATCAACGCGGGCGGACGGCTCGTCGTCGAGGCGACCCGGGTCGGCGCCGACACCCAGCTCGCCCGCATGGCGAAGCTGGTGGAGGACGCGCAGAACGGCAAGGCCGCGGCACAGCGGCTCGCCGACCGGATCTCCGCCGTGTTCGTGCCGATCGTGATCGCACTCGCGCTGGCCACCCTGGGCTTCTGGCTCGGCAACGGCGCCGGTCCGGCGGCGGCGTTCACCGCCGGGGTCGCCGTCCTCATCATCGCCTGCCCGTGCGCCCTGGGCCTGGCCACGCCGACCGCGCTGATGGTGGGAACCGGCCGGGGCGCGCAGCTCGGGATCCTGATCAAGGGCCCGGAGGTGCTGGAGTCCACACGCAAGGTCGACACCATCGTCCTCGACAAGACGGGCACCGTGACCACCGGGCGCATGACCCTGCTCGCCGTGCACCTCGCCGACCGCACGGACGAGGCCGAAGTCCTGCGCCTCGCGGGCGCGTTGGAGCACGCATCCGAGCACCCGATCGCCCGTGCCGTGGCCGACGGGGCACTGGAGAAGCTGGGTTCGCTGCCCACACCCGAGGACTTCGCCAACGTGCCCGGACTCGGAGTGCAGGGCATCGTCGACGGACACGCGGTGCTGGTGGGCCGGGAACGGCTGCTCGCAGAGTGGGCGATGGAACTGCCCGAAGCCCTGCGGCAGGCCAAGTCCGACGCCGAGGCGGCCGGTCGTACCGCCATCGCGGTGGCCTGGGACGGCGAGGCGCGGGCCGTGCTGGAGGTCGCCGACGCGGTGAAGGAGACCAGCCCGGAGGCGATCCGGCGGCTGCGCGCCCTCGGTCTCACCCCGATCCTGCTGACCGGCGACAACGACGCCGTCGCCCGGTCCGTCGCCCGCGAGGTCGGCATCGCGCCCGAGGACGTCATCGCCGAGGTGCTGCCGCAGGACAAGGCCGATGTCGTCAAGCGCCTTCAGGGCGAGGGCCGTTCGGTCGCGATGGTCGGCGACGGTGTCAACGACGCGGCCGCCCTGGCCCAGGCGGACCTGGGGCTGGCGATGGGCACGGGGACGGACGCGGCGATCGAGGCCGGCGACCTCACCCTGGTCCGCGGCGACCTGCGCGTGGCCGCCGACGCGATCCGGCTCTCCCGCAGGACGCTCGGCACCATCCGGTCGAACCTGTTCTGGGCCTTCGCCTACAACGTCGCCGCGCTGCCGCTCGCCGCGGCCGGTCTGCTCAACCCGATGATCGCCGGGGCGGCCATGGCCTTCTCCTCGGTGTTCGTGGTCGGCAACTCCCTGCGGCTGCGCTCGTTCCGGGCCACGGACTGA
- a CDS encoding heavy-metal-associated domain-containing protein encodes MSTTTYAVSGMSCAHCKATLTKVIGELDGVTGVDVDLATGQVTVSSTTEPDDALMGEVVDDAGYELTGRAA; translated from the coding sequence ATGTCCACCACCACCTACGCCGTCTCCGGTATGAGCTGCGCCCACTGCAAGGCCACGCTCACCAAGGTCATCGGCGAGCTGGACGGCGTCACCGGGGTCGATGTCGATCTCGCGACCGGACAGGTCACCGTCTCCAGCACCACCGAGCCCGACGACGCCCTGATGGGCGAGGTGGTCGACGACGCCGGTTACGAGCTGACCGGCCGCGCGGCCTGA
- a CDS encoding isochorismatase family protein, translated as MTPGSIFPYVMPTPAMLPDDTTGWTLDPERAALVVLNLQRRFVRVLAEEGAPVAELLANAGRLVDAAHAAGVPIIHSVPAGERGPATYVRRSGAPDDQDGEAFAEQVEPRTGDAVLTARKHSAFARTRLEGRLRDLRRDQVVIAGLFARVGVLMTAADAWVQDLEPFVVADAVADASAGSHGFALEWVADTCGAVTSTDRVVTLFGLVAPAAEAV; from the coding sequence ATGACGCCTGGCTCGATCTTCCCGTACGTGATGCCGACCCCCGCGATGCTGCCCGACGACACCACGGGATGGACCCTCGATCCGGAACGTGCGGCGCTCGTGGTCCTCAACCTGCAAAGACGCTTCGTACGCGTCCTGGCGGAGGAAGGTGCCCCGGTCGCCGAACTCCTCGCCAATGCGGGCCGGTTGGTGGACGCGGCGCATGCCGCGGGCGTGCCCATCATCCATTCGGTTCCGGCCGGGGAGCGCGGACCCGCCACCTATGTACGGCGGTCCGGGGCGCCGGACGACCAGGACGGCGAGGCGTTCGCCGAGCAGGTCGAGCCGCGCACCGGGGACGCGGTGCTCACGGCCCGCAAGCACAGCGCGTTCGCCCGGACCCGGCTGGAGGGCCGGTTGCGCGACCTGCGGCGGGACCAGGTCGTGATCGCGGGGCTGTTCGCCCGGGTCGGGGTGCTGATGACCGCCGCGGACGCCTGGGTTCAGGACCTGGAGCCGTTCGTCGTGGCGGACGCCGTCGCCGACGCGTCGGCCGGGAGCCACGGCTTCGCGCTGGAGTGGGTGGCGGACACGTGCGGGGCGGTGACGTCCACGGACCGGGTGGTGACGCTCTTCGGCCTCGTCGCGCCCGCGGCGGAAGCGGTCTGA